A genome region from Bemisia tabaci chromosome 3, PGI_BMITA_v3 includes the following:
- the LOC109038026 gene encoding uncharacterized protein — translation MATALDFVEVKCEFPEDEENQQGDDSIGGNHGEDEALNQGEVDPAYISAGYPTDPSLFCESQLDFGNHFINSVDPPPGPSGTSSSLTNLDLTQYLLEQPEQTFTCVFCADQFRRMSDLSKHLSYCRAAKANAAGNAAGDHPYVCMYCGLKFKTPCARGFHIKTCVPSKEGVRLTFEEDPSFSCPHCKLQYKKEGSYNKHIKLCPVKLQKDKIRAAAAEARKAAEAAKAEETRKAVEARKAVQARKVTPARKAAEARKQALAEASSERTRRANYQLRPARKNPAAKQTRSQTRLNSLQEASLTSGSIDSRENKAIKKGGAIVRYACYHCDEEFEEKAALREHFIKAHQSSNFNPANIERVARRVASDALHFLCMYCGNKHKEENDLNEHILVCPANFTNALDKEAKAEENGSPTNDEGDQTSCRNGLRGGAQVDEYWESNYNCHRCSAGFDKKSELHEHFKIHLCNPGRVNSMDRFWCVNCGVNFKGPQDLLKHLPYCSGTERLIKEISCGAEDDSPVSVQKSEACSKKETLDSKESPGLCKENTFFCHECDTEFTNESLLREHFKTHSETCYRPHSCMYCSMKVHNLHSCNNHSTAHANPFVCKICFSYFVSLLGKLILSHVSRLVPCANCLPKFANETDRDQHAQLFTDKYDFKCDFCQIIFKEQSQLSTHFSSLAERFYDCKSSAAKFSSQSRLEGFSQEHTELKVCGCNLCNAEFTSVDNLVFHFKSHSGPFICELCQAKLAPLTDFSMHLQTQKNEKKINEKIYECTRCKEKFSEKIALQIHERTLTKHQLLSCIFCPVLFNRKSNLERYVKIHTGEIPSACNRYGACFSQKNSSLNEGGTHTGEKPYTYSNCRQEFSRRVSWLTHSKTQPLVA, via the coding sequence ATGGCCACTGCCCTCGATTTCGTGGAAGTCAAATGCGAATTCCCAGAGGATGAAGAGAATCAGCAAGGAGACGATTCAATTGGAGGGAATCACGGAGAGGATGAAGCACTTAACCAAGGTGAGGTTGACCCTGCATACATTTCAGCAGGCTACCCTACGGATCCCTCGCTTTTTTGTGAGAGTCAGTTAGATTTTGGGAACCATTTTATCAACTCAGTTGATCCGCCACCTGGCCCATCAGGCACCAGCAGCAGTCTTACAAACCTTGATTTGACCCAGTATCTGCTTGAACAGCCAGAACAAACATTCACCTGTGTGTTTTGTGCTGATCAGTTTCGGCGAATGAGTGATCTCTCGAAGCATCTCTCTTATTGTCGTGCTGCCAAAGCTAATGCTGCAGGGAATGCAGCAGGTGATCATCCATATGTTTGTATGTATTGCggtctaaaatttaaaacaccgTGTGCTCGTGGGTTCCATATTAAAACTTGTGTACCATCAAAAGAGGGAGTTAGACTCACTTTCGAGGAGGATCCCTCGTTTTCTTGTCCACACTGCAAATTACAGTACAAGAAGGAAGGCAGTTATAACAAACACATCAAGCTTTGTCCTGTCAAGCtacaaaaagataaaataaggGCAGCTGCTGCTGAAGCACGCAAAGCAGCTGAAGCAGCCAAAGCTGAGGAGACTCGCAAAGCTGTCGAGGCACGTAAGGCTGTTCAAGCTCGCAAGGTCACACCAGCTCGCAAGGCTGCTGAGGCCCGTAAGCAAGCTCTTGCCGAAGCATCCAGCGAGAGGACTCGCCGAGCAAACTACCAGCTAAGACCCGCCAGGAAAAATCCTGCTGCCAAACAAACAAGAAGTCAAACCAGATTGAATTCTTTACAGGAAGCATCACTAACCAGTGGTTCAATAGACTCAAGAGAGAATAAGGCAATAAAGAAAGGAGGAGCGATTGTACGCTATGCCTGTTACCATTGTGATGAAGAGTTTGAGGAAAAAGCTGCATTGCGGGAGCACTTTATTAAAGCTCATCAATCAAGTAATTTCAACCCAGCAAACATAGAAAGAGTCGCCAGACGTGTTGCATCAGATGctcttcattttctttgcaTGTATTGCGGAAATAAGCATAAAGAGGAAAACGATCTCAATGAACACATTCTTGTTTGCCCTGCAAATTTTACCAATGCACTTGACAAAGAAGCCAAGGCTGAGGAAAATGGTTCACCAACAAACGATGAAGGAGATCAGACCAGCTGTAGAAATGGTCTTCGTGGGGGTGCTCAAGTAGACGAATACTGGGAAAGTAATTATAATTGTCATAGGTGTTCGGCAGGATTTGACAAAAAATCTGAGCTCcatgaacatttcaaaatacatCTTTGCAACCCAGGTAGAGTGAATTCAATGGATCGTTTTTGGTGTGTGAACTGTGGCGTTAATTTCAAAGGACCCCAGGACCTACTGAAGCACCTGCCATACTGTTCTGGAACAGAAAGACTAATCAAAGAGATCTCTTGCGGTGCAGAAGATGATAGCCCTGTCTCTGTTCAGAAATCTGAGGCCTGTTCAAAAAAAGAAACCTTGGACAGCAAAGAATCACCAGGATTGTGCAAAgagaacacttttttttgtCACGAATGTGATACCGAATTCACCAATGAATCTTTACTACGAGAGCATTTTAAAACTCACTCCGAGACCTGTTATCGCCCTCATTCTTGTATGTACTGTAGTATGAAAGTCCATAATCTTCATTCTTGCAATAATCATTCAACAGCACATGCAAACCCGTTTGTATGTAAAATTTGCTTTTCCTATTTTGTTTCATTGTTAGGGAAGCTCATTTTATCGCACGTCAGTAGATTGGTTCCATGTGCTAACTGTTTGCCGAAGTTTGCAAATGAAACTGACAGGGACCAGCATGCTCAGCTGTTTACAGATAAATACGACTTTAAAtgtgatttttgtcaaattatcTTCAAAGAACAGAGCCAATTGAGCACGCACTTCTCCAGTCTTGCAGAGAGGTTTTACGACTGCAAATCAAGTGCAGCAAAATTTAGTAGTCAGAGTCGTCTTGAAGGATTTTCTCAAGAACACACAGAATTGAAAGTATGTGGGTGTAACTTGTGTAATGCTGAATTTACCTCCGTCGATAATTTAGTGTTTCACTTCAAGTCGCATTCAGGACCATTCATTTGTGAGCTTTGCCAGGCCAAATTAGCCCCATTAACTGATTTCAGCATGCATTTACAGAcacaaaagaatgaaaaaaagatcAATGAGAAAATTTACGAGTGTACAAGATGTAAAGAgaaatttagtgaaaaaataGCGTTACAAATTCATGAACGAACCCTCACAAAACATCAACTCCTCTCTTGCATCTTTTGTCCTGTACTTTTCAACAGGAAAAGTAATTTAGAAAGGTATGTGAAGATTCATACTGGGGAAATACCTTCTGCCTGCAATCGTTACGGAGCCTGTTTCAGTCAGAAAAATAGCTCCTTAAACGAGGGAGGAACTCATACAGGAGAAAAACCGTATACCTACTCTAATTGCAGGCAAGAATTCAGTAGGCGCGTTTCATGGTTGACGCATTCAAAAACTCAACCTCTTGTTGCATAG